tatatatatatatatatatatatatatatatatttttttttatctcaaagTCGATcgaagaaacacaaaaaaaatatatacagtatatatgtttgtttaaagATATAATAATTCAGAACGCTCATCTGGACCAACTTCTCCCATTGTTTGTTTAAAGATCCAATACGAACTCAATTTCTCTTTAATGaaacccaaataaaaaaacttgttgaaataaaaaacaagGAAACCCCACAAAAGCGATCCATATGCCAGAAATGCATCATTGCCTAAACCCACAATACATTAACACTAAttactctctttctccttttctcatgcctttcttctttcattttctttcaacCTTAATCACACAAACCCCAAACacaagttttattttgaagtaCTTTGTCTAGTTTGTGTTCGATTGAGTACTACTACGGGTGACTCGGATCATTAGTTTGGACCACCTGGCGACATCAACAAGAGAAAAGTGTTCGGCTTTAGTCCGGTCTTGTTACGTACCGTCAAGGACTACTTGTTCTGACgacattattaatatatcCAACACGACAGACGAAGATGGTCAACTTGGCTTccgaggaggaggaggaagacgGCGGCGACAACATCAACCGCCTAAGAGACACGGCGGGAGAAGCTGCACTGCCGTCTCCAGCGAGCCTTGCCGTCTCAAAAGCAACCTCAAGATCAAGACGGAGGCCGAGAAAAGCTTTGAACAGAGGAAAGTAAGCTGGCCTGATATTGCTTATGGCAAAGATATTGCTCATGTTCAAGAGTTTGAGCTTAGGTAATCTATACACACAATACACtaactttcttaaaaaatattttggtacCGATTATTAGGAACACCTTTAGTTAGTTACCGGTTTACCTTAGAAAGACATTAATCTGCGTTTGGGGGATTTTATTTGCAGCGCATCGGAGGACGGAGAACATGCAGAAAATTCTAGAAGAAAATACTGTGGTGTCTGTAAAATCCAGTGACACTATTACCTTGTTGTTTAcgtgttttgtttcttagcACTGTGTCTGAAATGTGTTGATTCTAGTAGAGAGTTTTTCGTAAATCCATATCGAGTAAAAACACTGAAGTTTAAGACACTTGAGATATTTGAACATAAGCGGAATCGAATCTTACGAGAATCGGAGTTTATAATCgaatttttatcatttcaaTACCAACAATTGCTGCTTATTTCAAGATGATGATTGAGaaatatagtaataataatcatcTCCAaggattaaaacaaaaagacgaagaaagaatcataattaagcaaatataaaataaagtcaCAACAACATTAACCCACATCATTCCTCAATTTCCCCCACTATAtttaattgaatttgtttttccctGGTTTATTAGTACATGAACCAGGAAAAAAGgttccatttgtttttttttttatctgctAGATTTTTCCTAATTTGAGTATTTTATGTTCTCAGAGACAGAGCAAGCTCTTTTCTTacttgagttttctttttcttcagctGTTCTGAGATGACTTGCCCTTCTTAGCTTTATTCTTCTCTTGgaccttctttttcttctcttcagcTGTGATCCAATTGTATCCTCTTGGAATTGCAAATGGGTCTTGATCGTTTTCGGCTTTACCGATATTAAACCCTCCAGAGCTCGAGCTTGTTGATGGACGTTGGCTTGGTGTTTTGATCCATTGAAACCATGAGGAGGATGGGTTTGATGAGCTCTGTGTTTCTTCTCTAGGACTGTTCTTCACCGAAGAAGTTGGACTAGATGGCGGTGTAACAAACTCATCTTCGATAGCTTCTAGCTCTTCAAACTTTGTAAATGTGACGAGTACTCTAATTGTAGGAATTACGGGAATAGCAACCTGCAATCACAAATCCAAATGAAATGAGCAAAAAGCTGGACAATTATGATGATTCTGATCATAGAAGGTTATAAACAGACCTTGACTGGGAATGTTCCCGAAGGTAGTTTCGTGGTCATAAGCTCTCTCAAGCGTCGGATTGCTTTGACTTTGTTTGCAAGGATATCGAGCAATGGAAGAAGTTCTTTTGTCTGTAATGGGAACCTCTCAGAAAGCCAAAGAACTGGTCTAAGCCCTTTCTTGTActcattctctttgtttccttcttttcgTTTGCTGCTTCCGCTGCCTTCTGATGTTGAAGCTTTTGATGAATCTCTTAGCCCCCTGTTTTCGTTCCTCACAACTGTCTCAACCGTTGAGTGTCTTCCCGGTTTTATCTGTCTTCCTCCACGAGATGGAGAATCATCGTCCCCAAGAAGATCACTTACTTTCTCATCAACACAAAGCGAGTTTCTTGGAGGAACACTACTTCGTCTGTGCCCTTCCTCTCGTTTCCTCCAACCACTGAACCATCCTTTCTTCTCCTGTTTGCAATACCCGTTCCCATCCGTTACTGGAATTTCTCGATCCTCGAAAGAACAACTATTCTGCTTTTGAGAAATCCTAGAGCTCTCGCCGTTAGAAGATTCTTCCGGTGAGTCCAACTTGAGTGCTAACTCCAGCTGCCTCTTCTCGTCTTCCGTCAAGATATCTCCAAGATCCTCGCTTTCTGTGTCGTTTTCTTGATTAGTGTTTGAGAAAAGCTCCTCATCAGTCATTGCACCCGGTACTCTTCTTGATTTTATGCTAACAACTACATTGTGCATATCATACACTTTTGCTTTCCATTGCCCAACCATTTCTGTCTTCTCTTGACGCCTCCATGTTAATTGCGGGAAGAGAACAGCCTGAGTAACATCGATCCCGGGTCTGAAAATGCTTGTTTTGGACATTGCAGCCACTTCTTGAcgaacttcttcttctgatgcGGCAGCTCCAGCACCGTCTAGAGCATTCATGATCTCCTTATCCTTATGTGATATCATAAGAAGAGAACCGGAAGGAACTTTACCATCCTCTGACCCATCTCCAAGAAAAAGTATAGTCTGATCCGATCTTTGAATCCTGAAACCATCAAACCCAGCCAGTGTCATATCCGCTCTAAGATTCGCACCCCTCTTCCAAATCTTATAAGTATCCGAAGGCGCCACTCTAGAAATGAAAGGTATAACAGAACTCTCGAAATGGAAAGTGATCTCCATGTAGAAATCTCTCATTCTATGCATCGTAGCCACAAGCCGAGGCAGCCTCCTGCACCATTTAGCCCAAGCCAGAGGCTGATAATGCCTAACGATAATCATAGCGATCCTCTCTTCTCTACCACAAATAGCTTCTTGTAGAGCGCTCCATCCATGCTCATTCTGCAAGCTCCAATCAGCACCAGCAGCCATAAGCATCTCCGCGGAGGTCTCATCACCGAGCTTTACAGCTAAATGAAGTGCCGTGTCTCGATTAACCACATCACGCCTGTCTATAACAGCTGCGATTGAATCCGCTTTTGTCTCTTCAGCTACAGAAGCTGCTTCGTTTTGAACCTCAGACGGGTCACGCATCTTC
This sequence is a window from Arabidopsis thaliana chromosome 1 sequence. Protein-coding genes within it:
- a CDS encoding uncharacterized protein (unknown protein; FUNCTIONS IN: molecular_function unknown; INVOLVED IN: biological_process unknown; LOCATED IN: cellular_component unknown; Has 0 Blast hits to 0 proteins in 0 species (source: NCBI BLink).) codes for the protein MVNLASEEEEEDGGDNINRLRDTAGEAALPSPASLAVSKATSRSRRRPRKALNRGK
- a CDS encoding Ankyrin repeat family protein (Ankyrin repeat family protein; FUNCTIONS IN: molecular_function unknown; INVOLVED IN: biological_process unknown; LOCATED IN: plasma membrane; EXPRESSED IN: 24 plant structures; EXPRESSED DURING: 13 growth stages; CONTAINS InterPro DOMAIN/s: Ankyrin repeat-containing domain (InterPro:IPR020683), Protein of unknown function DUF3424 (InterPro:IPR021832), Ankyrin repeat (InterPro:IPR002110); BEST Arabidopsis thaliana protein match is: Ankyrin repeat family protein (TAIR:AT3G24210.1); Has 1138 Blast hits to 827 proteins in 107 species: Archae - 2; Bacteria - 12; Metazoa - 639; Fungi - 18; Plants - 352; Viruses - 2; Other Eukaryotes - 113 (source: NCBI BLink).), which encodes MASSTIDVTKYGHSPVHHAVVTRDYAGLKKLLSALPKMRDPSEVQNEAASVAEETKADSIAAVIDRRDVVNRDTALHLAVKLGDETSAEMLMAAGADWSLQNEHGWSALQEAICGREERIAMIIVRHYQPLAWAKWCRRLPRLVATMHRMRDFYMEITFHFESSVIPFISRVAPSDTYKIWKRGANLRADMTLAGFDGFRIQRSDQTILFLGDGSEDGKVPSGSLLMISHKDKEIMNALDGAGAAASEEEVRQEVAAMSKTSIFRPGIDVTQAVLFPQLTWRRQEKTEMVGQWKAKVYDMHNVVVSIKSRRVPGAMTDEELFSNTNQENDTESEDLGDILTEDEKRQLELALKLDSPEESSNGESSRISQKQNSCSFEDREIPVTDGNGYCKQEKKGWFSGWRKREEGHRRSSVPPRNSLCVDEKVSDLLGDDDSPSRGGRQIKPGRHSTVETVVRNENRGLRDSSKASTSEGSGSSKRKEGNKENEYKKGLRPVLWLSERFPLQTKELLPLLDILANKVKAIRRLRELMTTKLPSGTFPVKVAIPVIPTIRVLVTFTKFEELEAIEDEFVTPPSSPTSSVKNSPREETQSSSNPSSSWFQWIKTPSQRPSTSSSSGGFNIGKAENDQDPFAIPRGYNWITAEEKKKKVQEKNKAKKGKSSQNS